The Nitriliruptor alkaliphilus DSM 45188 genome includes a region encoding these proteins:
- the rpsR gene encoding 30S ribosomal protein S18, with translation MANPRSTSKDKDKKPRKPKPCPICAQGIEYVDYKDLSLLKPFLNERAKIKARRTSSVCAKCQKQLAAAIKNAREMALIPYANR, from the coding sequence GTGGCGAACCCCCGCAGTACCAGCAAGGACAAGGACAAGAAGCCGCGTAAGCCGAAGCCCTGTCCCATCTGTGCCCAGGGCATCGAGTACGTGGACTACAAGGACCTGAGCCTGCTCAAGCCGTTCCTCAACGAGCGCGCGAAGATCAAGGCCCGCAGGACCTCCAGCGTCTGCGCCAAGTGCCAGAAGCAGCTCGCGGCGGCGATCAAGAACGCCCGCGAGATGGCGCTGATCCCGTACGCGAACCGCTGA
- the rplI gene encoding 50S ribosomal protein L9, whose product MKIILKDEVDNLGLAGDVVDVADGYGRNYLIPRGLAIIATKGAMKEAEALTRSRKVAESKTLGAAEAARETLESRSLRIPVRVDERGHLYGSVTAVDVQRVLRERGHDLERKRIDLRGSIKTIGEYEVPVRVHPQVIATVIVEVVDEEGKVVPGQAAPEHAPLPGEEAESTDALVAEALEAAAELEGEDVEDPAGDAAAAAQGAATEVLTDVDQPVDADEVAPAEPVETDTTDEN is encoded by the coding sequence ATGAAGATCATCCTGAAGGATGAAGTCGACAACCTCGGGCTCGCTGGCGACGTCGTCGACGTCGCCGACGGGTACGGCCGCAACTACCTGATCCCCCGTGGTCTCGCGATCATCGCGACCAAGGGTGCGATGAAGGAAGCCGAGGCCCTGACCCGGTCGCGCAAGGTCGCCGAGTCCAAGACGCTCGGCGCGGCCGAGGCCGCCCGCGAGACCCTTGAGTCGCGCAGCCTGCGGATCCCGGTGCGTGTCGATGAGCGCGGCCACCTGTACGGCTCGGTGACCGCGGTCGACGTCCAGCGCGTGCTCAGGGAGCGCGGCCACGACCTCGAGCGCAAGCGCATCGACCTGCGCGGCTCCATCAAGACCATCGGGGAGTACGAGGTCCCCGTCCGGGTGCACCCCCAGGTGATCGCCACGGTGATCGTCGAGGTCGTGGACGAGGAGGGCAAGGTCGTTCCCGGCCAGGCCGCTCCCGAGCACGCCCCGCTGCCCGGCGAGGAAGCCGAGTCGACGGACGCGCTCGTCGCCGAGGCCCTCGAGGCCGCGGCCGAGCTCGAGGGCGAGGACGTCGAGGATCCCGCGGGTGACGCTGCGGCGGCCGCCCAGGGAGCCGCGACCGAGGTGCTGACGGACGTCGACCAGCCGGTCGACGCCGACGAGGTCGCGCCGGCCGAGCCGGTCGAGACCGACACCACCGACGAGAACTGA
- the dnaB gene encoding replicative DNA helicase — MSDGGPGDGPPIARRGPSGNGTAGRGYDRVPPHSLEAEVSVLGASLLSRAAANEAAEVLSPDDFYRGAHRVVFEGVSALLESGEPIDTVTLTDWLARNDRLDEVGGPAALHDLTVATPTAANAAFYARIVQQKALLRRLIDAGTAVTRMGYEASEEAEQVVDKAESLIYEVAQVGNTSEYTQLRDLLNDSFAAIEKLAEQGSEVTGLATGFDDLDRLTSGLQPQNLIILAARPAMGKSSLSLNLAQYVTVDLKKPAILFTLEMSKLEVVNRMLSAEARIDSNKLKTGRLDDLDWRKLGDALGKLSDAPLFIDDTPDLTLMEIRAKCRRLKQKHGLDLVIVDYLQLMTSTGRSDNRQNEVAEISRGMKMLAKELDVPVIALSQLSRQPESRTDKRPLMSDLRESGSIEQDADIVAFIYRDEVYDEDSPDKGIAELIISKHRNGATGVVKLAFLNHLTKFANLHRGTSGGSGGAGAGGTPTPM; from the coding sequence ATGAGCGACGGCGGTCCGGGGGACGGTCCGCCCATCGCACGCCGCGGGCCGAGCGGGAACGGGACGGCGGGACGCGGCTACGACCGCGTCCCGCCGCACTCGTTGGAGGCCGAGGTGTCGGTCCTCGGTGCCTCGCTGCTGTCCCGAGCGGCCGCCAACGAGGCGGCCGAGGTGCTCAGCCCCGACGACTTCTACCGGGGCGCCCACCGGGTGGTCTTCGAGGGGGTCAGCGCGCTGCTCGAGAGCGGCGAGCCGATCGACACGGTCACGTTGACCGACTGGCTCGCCCGCAACGACCGCCTCGACGAGGTCGGCGGTCCCGCGGCGCTGCACGACCTGACCGTGGCCACTCCGACGGCCGCCAACGCGGCGTTCTACGCCCGGATCGTGCAGCAGAAGGCGCTGTTGCGGCGGCTCATCGATGCCGGCACGGCCGTGACCCGGATGGGGTACGAGGCCAGCGAGGAAGCCGAGCAGGTCGTCGACAAGGCCGAGAGCCTGATCTACGAGGTCGCCCAGGTCGGTAACACCAGCGAGTACACCCAGCTCCGCGACCTGCTCAACGACTCGTTCGCGGCCATCGAGAAGCTCGCCGAACAGGGCTCGGAGGTCACCGGCCTCGCCACCGGGTTCGACGACCTCGACCGCCTCACCAGCGGCCTGCAGCCCCAGAACCTGATCATCCTGGCCGCACGCCCGGCGATGGGAAAATCGAGCCTCTCACTCAACCTTGCTCAGTACGTGACGGTGGACCTGAAGAAGCCGGCGATCCTGTTCACCCTGGAGATGAGCAAGCTCGAGGTCGTCAACCGCATGCTGTCGGCCGAGGCCCGGATCGATTCCAACAAGCTCAAGACCGGCCGGCTCGATGACCTCGACTGGCGCAAGCTCGGCGACGCGCTCGGCAAGCTCTCGGACGCGCCGCTGTTCATCGACGACACGCCGGACCTCACGTTGATGGAGATCCGCGCCAAGTGCCGCCGGCTCAAGCAGAAGCACGGCCTCGATCTCGTCATCGTCGACTACCTGCAGCTGATGACCTCCACGGGACGTTCCGACAACCGCCAGAACGAGGTCGCCGAGATCTCCCGTGGCATGAAGATGCTGGCCAAGGAGCTCGACGTTCCGGTCATCGCGCTGTCGCAGCTGTCGCGTCAGCCCGAGTCCCGCACCGACAAGCGGCCGCTGATGTCGGACCTGCGCGAGTCGGGTTCGATCGAGCAGGACGCGGACATCGTGGCGTTCATCTACCGCGACGAGGTCTACGACGAGGACAGCCCCGACAAGGGCATCGCCGAACTGATCATCTCCAAGCACCGCAACGGCGCCACCGGGGTGGTCAAGCTCGCCTTCCTCAACCACCTCACCAAGTTCGCCAACCTCCACCGCGGCACGTCCGGCGGTAGCGGCGGGGCGGGTGCCGGGGGTACCCCGACCCCCATGTGA
- a CDS encoding PIG-L family deacetylase — MTRPARVLAFVAAHPDDDVMGAVGLVALHRDDPELRFVLIHATDGAAGQIAPGSGATPETLGHVRRDETRRAWELVRPPDRHEWLGYDDGALDRVPVGELAGSVGRILAEERPDVVLTFGPDGISGHPDHIAIGAATTDAFHALRDTPGPGFRRLFHGAFPRSALDRVNELRVAQGHTPFDPTRVYEPRGVPDELIACTIDQRAVALTVRDAFRQHRTQWAPPWTDNDDADWIRDAGRSHLVQAWPPWGEGTPCIHDPFEGL, encoded by the coding sequence ATGACCCGTCCCGCTCGTGTGCTCGCGTTCGTGGCCGCGCACCCCGACGACGACGTGATGGGTGCCGTCGGGCTGGTGGCACTGCACCGCGACGACCCCGAGCTCCGGTTCGTGCTGATCCACGCCACCGACGGTGCGGCCGGGCAGATCGCGCCCGGAAGCGGTGCGACGCCGGAGACGCTCGGACACGTCCGCCGTGACGAGACACGGCGAGCCTGGGAGCTCGTCCGCCCCCCGGACCGGCACGAGTGGCTCGGCTACGACGACGGTGCGCTCGATCGGGTCCCCGTGGGTGAGCTCGCGGGGTCCGTCGGCCGGATCCTCGCCGAGGAACGACCGGACGTGGTGCTGACCTTCGGCCCCGATGGCATCAGCGGCCACCCCGATCACATCGCGATCGGTGCCGCGACCACCGACGCGTTCCACGCCCTCCGGGACACCCCGGGTCCGGGCTTCCGCCGGCTGTTCCACGGCGCCTTCCCACGGTCCGCGCTCGATCGTGTCAACGAGCTCCGCGTCGCGCAGGGGCACACACCGTTCGATCCGACACGCGTGTACGAGCCACGCGGCGTGCCCGACGAGCTCATCGCCTGCACCATCGACCAGCGCGCGGTCGCCCTGACCGTGCGTGACGCGTTCCGGCAGCACCGCACCCAGTGGGCCCCGCCCTGGACGGACAACGACGACGCGGATTGGATCCGTGACGCCGGTCGGTCCCACCTCGTGCAGGCCTGGCCACCGTGGGGGGAAGGGACCCCATGCATCCACGATCCGTTCGAAGGTCTCTGA
- a CDS encoding DUF1028 domain-containing protein encodes MTFSIVARDPATGLMGVATQTQALAVGASVPWAVPGYGVIATQSMGEPMYGELGLDLLRNGLTATEVLQALRTIDERPERRQVAMVDTSGELAVYTGGDCVASAGHLVGDGCAALANMVAGPDVWHAMVERFEAIEGPLTFRLLGALRAGEDAGGDIRGHRSAAVLVVRHERTGRPWRDQLYNLRVDDDPDPLTHLGELVDRSIRYHRVVEAFEQALDGDASGAAELLDQNRLAVTEDDPDLQMWRAVVLGLAGREDEARETLGSLAATDPTFIETLRRFGPAGLVPTELLERILPSEQQPGVA; translated from the coding sequence GTGACGTTCTCGATCGTCGCGCGCGACCCCGCCACCGGTCTGATGGGGGTCGCGACGCAGACACAGGCCCTCGCGGTCGGCGCATCGGTGCCGTGGGCCGTGCCCGGGTACGGCGTCATCGCCACCCAGTCGATGGGCGAGCCGATGTACGGCGAGCTCGGGCTCGATCTGCTGCGGAACGGCTTGACGGCGACCGAGGTGCTCCAGGCGTTGCGCACCATCGACGAGCGACCCGAGCGCCGCCAGGTCGCGATGGTCGACACCTCCGGTGAGCTCGCGGTCTACACCGGTGGGGACTGCGTCGCCTCGGCCGGTCACCTGGTCGGTGATGGTTGCGCTGCGCTCGCCAACATGGTGGCCGGCCCCGACGTGTGGCACGCGATGGTCGAACGGTTCGAGGCCATCGAGGGGCCGCTGACCTTCCGGCTGCTCGGTGCGTTGCGAGCTGGCGAGGATGCGGGTGGGGACATCCGTGGGCACCGGTCCGCGGCGGTGCTGGTGGTCCGCCACGAGCGGACGGGGCGCCCCTGGCGCGACCAGCTCTACAACCTGCGCGTCGACGACGATCCCGATCCGCTGACCCACCTCGGCGAGCTGGTGGACCGCTCGATCCGCTACCACCGCGTCGTCGAGGCCTTCGAGCAGGCGCTCGACGGGGACGCCAGCGGCGCCGCGGAGCTGCTCGACCAGAACCGCCTGGCGGTCACCGAGGACGACCCGGACCTGCAGATGTGGCGTGCGGTCGTGCTCGGGCTGGCCGGACGGGAGGACGAGGCCCGCGAGACGCTCGGCAGCTTGGCCGCGACCGACCCCACGTTCATCGAGACGCTACGCCGCTTCGGCCCGGCCGGCCTCGTGCCGACCGAGTTGCTCGAACGCATCCTGCCGTCCGAGCAGCAGCCGGGCGTCGCCTGA
- a CDS encoding winged helix-turn-helix domain-containing protein, producing MAESKHSGRVLDAGALKALAHPLRFRLLELLVEHSPATASGLGRILGENSGSTSYHLRQLERHGLIEEATEVGTARDRYWRAVEGGWTLAGFELLRREDTREAASVLLDEVVRARLERIERWHQEGHRWGEAWVDASIEMTSRMRLDRAQLAAMTDELVAVVDRYRAAQRADDAPNSAFVAVHVEAFPAEEPPVGPDDDGR from the coding sequence GTGGCCGAGTCGAAGCACAGCGGTCGGGTTCTCGACGCGGGGGCGCTCAAGGCGCTGGCGCACCCGCTGCGGTTCCGGCTGCTCGAGCTGCTCGTCGAGCACAGCCCGGCGACCGCGTCGGGTCTCGGTCGGATCCTCGGCGAGAACAGCGGCTCGACGAGCTACCACCTGCGGCAACTCGAGCGGCACGGCCTGATCGAGGAGGCCACGGAGGTCGGCACCGCCCGTGACCGGTACTGGCGCGCGGTCGAGGGCGGCTGGACGCTGGCGGGCTTCGAGCTCCTGCGACGTGAGGACACCCGTGAAGCCGCGTCCGTGCTGCTCGACGAGGTCGTACGCGCCCGGCTCGAGCGGATCGAGCGGTGGCACCAGGAAGGGCACCGGTGGGGTGAGGCGTGGGTCGACGCCAGCATCGAGATGACCAGCCGCATGCGCCTCGACCGGGCCCAGCTCGCCGCGATGACCGATGAGCTGGTCGCGGTGGTCGACCGCTACCGCGCGGCCCAGCGCGCCGACGATGCGCCGAACTCCGCGTTCGTGGCGGTCCACGTCGAGGCGTTCCCGGCCGAGGAACCTCCGGTCGGACCGGACGACGACGGTCGCTGA
- a CDS encoding MFS transporter, with protein sequence MATRSTTAPRTRHQAETGDGPAGSTLRGTGFGRLWSSTGAANLGDGVLLAGLPVLATTVTDSPAAIAGVTVALMLPMVLSALPAGALADRADGRRVLVAGNAVRAASLVGLLAIAVLVDVRLALVYLAAVVASSTEVLVDTTAQTAVPGLVPDDRLEGANARLMVTQVVGNQAVGAPIGAVLAAIGAAALLGPAAALYLVAAVAASRLRPTPRPRDTAGGTGDRGPVAQVASEVREGLSHLLADPVLGRLAAANALSNLGNTAFAAVFVVFVVVRLDLPASAYGVLLAAVAVGGLLGGALAERFLTRVGSRAAIRVGFGLAAACYAAVAFSRHAVVVGALACVLGAASMVINVAARTLRQRLVPDALLGRVTASMAAVSLVATPVGAVVGGVVAEWAGVAAAVGVAAVTNTIALVLMSRR encoded by the coding sequence GTGGCCACCAGGAGCACGACCGCACCCCGAACGAGGCACCAGGCGGAGACGGGCGACGGCCCCGCCGGCAGCACGCTGCGCGGCACCGGGTTCGGGCGGCTGTGGAGCAGCACGGGTGCGGCCAACCTCGGCGACGGCGTCCTGCTCGCCGGTCTGCCGGTCCTGGCGACCACTGTGACCGACTCCCCGGCGGCCATCGCCGGGGTCACCGTCGCGCTGATGCTGCCGATGGTCCTCTCGGCGCTGCCCGCCGGCGCCCTGGCGGACCGCGCCGACGGCCGCCGCGTCCTGGTGGCGGGCAACGCGGTCCGCGCGGCGTCCCTCGTGGGGCTGCTGGCCATCGCGGTGCTCGTCGACGTCCGGCTCGCGTTGGTCTATCTCGCCGCCGTCGTCGCCTCCAGCACCGAAGTGCTCGTCGACACGACCGCGCAGACGGCGGTGCCGGGCCTGGTGCCGGACGATCGGCTCGAGGGCGCCAACGCCCGGCTGATGGTGACCCAGGTCGTCGGCAACCAGGCCGTCGGGGCGCCCATCGGCGCCGTCCTCGCGGCGATCGGCGCAGCCGCCCTGCTCGGGCCGGCCGCCGCGCTCTACCTCGTGGCGGCCGTCGCGGCCTCCCGCCTGCGGCCGACCCCCCGCCCGAGGGACACCGCCGGTGGCACCGGAGACCGCGGACCGGTCGCGCAGGTCGCCAGCGAGGTCCGGGAGGGCCTGTCCCACCTCCTCGCCGACCCCGTCCTCGGCCGGCTCGCCGCCGCGAACGCCCTGTCGAACCTCGGCAACACCGCCTTCGCCGCCGTGTTCGTGGTGTTCGTGGTCGTCCGCCTCGACCTGCCGGCTTCGGCCTACGGGGTGCTGCTCGCCGCTGTCGCCGTGGGCGGCCTCCTCGGCGGCGCCCTCGCGGAGCGGTTCCTCACCCGGGTCGGCTCCCGCGCGGCGATCCGGGTCGGCTTCGGGCTGGCAGCGGCGTGCTACGCGGCCGTCGCCTTCAGCCGCCACGCGGTGGTGGTCGGCGCGCTGGCGTGCGTGCTCGGTGCCGCCTCGATGGTCATCAACGTCGCGGCGCGGACCCTGCGCCAGCGTCTGGTCCCCGATGCTCTGCTCGGCCGGGTGACGGCTTCCATGGCCGCCGTCTCGCTCGTGGCGACGCCGGTCGGGGCGGTGGTCGGCGGCGTGGTCGCCGAGTGGGCCGGCGTGGCAGCGGCGGTCGGGGTCGCGGCGGTCACCAACACGATCGCGCTGGTGCTGATGTCCCGTCGCTGA
- a CDS encoding Lrp/AsnC family transcriptional regulator, with amino-acid sequence MLRLDEIDRRIVASLAADARTSYRTIGAEVGLSASAVKRRVDRLLAEGVIERFTTVLDPRALGWTVEVFVEMFCQGRTPPGVIGTALAKYPEVVGAYTITGDPDAMVHVRASDTAHLEATLERIRSEPFVIRTRSVMVLSRLLERQVPLDLDLG; translated from the coding sequence ATGTTGCGTCTGGACGAGATCGACCGGCGGATCGTTGCGTCGCTGGCCGCCGACGCGCGCACCAGCTACCGCACGATCGGTGCCGAGGTCGGGCTGTCGGCTTCCGCGGTCAAACGCCGCGTCGACCGCCTCCTCGCCGAGGGGGTCATCGAACGGTTCACCACCGTCCTCGATCCCCGCGCCCTCGGGTGGACCGTCGAGGTGTTCGTCGAGATGTTCTGCCAGGGGCGGACCCCGCCGGGAGTGATCGGCACCGCGCTGGCCAAGTACCCCGAGGTCGTGGGTGCCTACACGATCACCGGTGACCCGGACGCGATGGTGCACGTGCGCGCCAGCGACACCGCCCACCTCGAGGCGACGCTCGAACGCATCCGCAGCGAGCCGTTCGTCATCCGGACCCGGTCGGTGATGGTGCTCTCCCGCCTCCTCGAGCGGCAGGTCCCCCTCGACCTCGACCTCGGGTGA
- the rocD gene encoding ornithine--oxo-acid transaminase — MHETPADAGGPVTHLEPHSANNYHPLPVVIAEAEGTWVTDTEGRRYLDCLAGYSALNFGHRHPDLIAAAHAQLDRVTLTSRAFRHDRFADFTAAVARLTGMDVVLPMNTGAEAVETAIKLARRWGYRVKGVAAGQATIVVMDSNFHGRTTTIVGFSDDPVAHEDFGPFAPGFVRIPFGDAAALEAAIDDTTVAVLLEPIQGEAGIIVPPEGYLREVRRITHERGVLMIADEIQSGLGRTGTTFACDLEDVVPDVFVLGKALGGGVVPVSAVAARRELMDVFTPGSHGSTFGGNPLAAAVATEVVRLLETGVYQARGRELGDRLATRLRALPSSQVAEVRCIGLWAGVELVAPVARAVSEALMTRGVLAKDTHATTIRLAPPLTITAEEIDLLADALAAAIDEVLPVPAVTTG; from the coding sequence CTGCACGAGACGCCCGCCGACGCCGGAGGCCCCGTGACCCACCTCGAGCCGCACAGCGCGAACAACTACCACCCGCTGCCGGTGGTCATCGCCGAGGCCGAGGGCACCTGGGTGACCGATACCGAGGGTCGTCGCTACCTCGACTGCCTCGCCGGGTACTCCGCGCTCAACTTCGGGCACCGCCACCCCGACCTGATCGCCGCGGCGCATGCGCAGCTCGACCGTGTGACCCTCACCTCGCGGGCGTTCCGTCACGACCGGTTCGCGGATTTCACCGCGGCCGTCGCGCGCCTGACCGGCATGGACGTGGTGCTGCCGATGAACACCGGCGCCGAGGCGGTCGAGACCGCCATCAAGCTCGCCCGTCGCTGGGGCTACCGCGTCAAGGGCGTGGCGGCGGGCCAGGCGACCATCGTCGTCATGGACAGCAACTTCCACGGCCGGACCACGACCATCGTGGGCTTCTCCGACGACCCGGTCGCCCACGAGGACTTCGGCCCGTTCGCGCCGGGGTTCGTGCGCATCCCCTTCGGTGACGCCGCTGCCCTCGAGGCCGCCATCGACGACACCACCGTGGCGGTCCTCCTCGAGCCCATCCAGGGCGAGGCCGGCATCATCGTGCCGCCCGAGGGGTACCTGCGCGAGGTGCGGCGCATCACCCACGAGCGCGGTGTGCTGATGATCGCCGACGAGATCCAGTCGGGCCTCGGGCGCACCGGCACGACCTTCGCCTGCGACCTCGAGGACGTGGTCCCCGACGTGTTCGTCCTCGGCAAGGCCCTCGGCGGGGGCGTGGTCCCGGTGTCCGCCGTGGCCGCTCGCCGCGAGCTGATGGACGTGTTCACCCCCGGCTCCCACGGGTCGACCTTCGGCGGCAACCCGCTGGCCGCCGCGGTCGCCACCGAGGTGGTGCGCCTGCTCGAGACCGGCGTGTACCAGGCCCGGGGCCGCGAGCTCGGTGACCGCCTGGCCACCCGGCTGCGCGCCCTGCCGAGCAGCCAGGTCGCCGAGGTGCGTTGCATCGGCCTGTGGGCCGGGGTGGAGCTGGTGGCGCCGGTGGCGCGTGCGGTCAGCGAGGCGCTGATGACCCGCGGCGTGCTCGCCAAGGACACCCACGCGACCACGATCCGCCTGGCGCCGCCGCTGACGATCACCGCCGAGGAGATCGACCTGCTCGCCGACGCCCTGGCTGCCGCCATCGACGAGGTCCTGCCTGTCCCGGCCGTCACCACCGGCTGA
- a CDS encoding FadR/GntR family transcriptional regulator: MALTPVSRRSVPDAVFDQLASDILGGELAPGVELPAERRLAEVLGVSRPAVREALQRLAQAGLVDVRQGDATTVRDYRRSAGPELLPRLLAGDGTPDLEVVRHILEARFALMPDIARRAALRRSEDDLARMHELVGRMADEVDDLPTLQRTAHELSSTIVDGSGNVVYRLLFNALEAAYLPAMDALAQVLADELTDVASYRALVDAIDVRNAALAASIGRRLIGIGTQAALAAIDELQAG; this comes from the coding sequence GTGGCCCTCACCCCCGTCTCCCGCCGCTCGGTCCCCGACGCGGTGTTCGACCAGCTCGCCTCCGACATCCTCGGTGGCGAGCTCGCGCCCGGGGTGGAGCTGCCCGCAGAGCGTCGCCTGGCCGAGGTGCTCGGGGTGTCACGGCCGGCGGTCCGCGAGGCCCTGCAGCGCCTCGCCCAGGCGGGCCTGGTCGACGTCCGGCAGGGCGACGCCACAACGGTCCGCGACTACCGCCGGTCCGCGGGTCCCGAGCTGCTGCCTCGGCTGCTCGCCGGCGACGGCACCCCCGACCTCGAGGTGGTGCGCCACATCCTCGAGGCGCGGTTCGCGCTGATGCCGGACATCGCCCGCCGGGCAGCGCTGCGGCGTTCCGAGGACGATCTGGCGCGGATGCACGAACTGGTCGGGCGCATGGCCGACGAGGTCGACGACCTGCCCACCCTGCAGCGCACGGCCCACGAGCTGTCGTCCACCATCGTCGACGGCTCGGGCAACGTCGTCTATCGCCTGCTGTTCAACGCCCTCGAGGCGGCCTACCTGCCGGCCATGGACGCGCTCGCCCAGGTGCTGGCCGACGAGCTGACCGACGTGGCCAGCTACCGCGCCCTGGTCGACGCGATCGACGTCCGCAACGCCGCCCTCGCCGCGTCGATCGGACGCCGCCTCATCGGCATCGGCACCCAGGCCGCCCTGGCGGCGATCGACGAGCTCCAGGCCGGCTGA
- a CDS encoding YqgE/AlgH family protein, with protein MIENCTGRLLVATPMLEDPTFHRAVVLVLDHDEDGALGVVLNRTSSVPARDAAAPWTDLVCEPPVVFGGGPVEPDAVVALGRTAARVGAEHGDVLDEHVRLVDLSADPVLQQLELETVRLFAGYAGWAPGQLEGEVVQGAWFVVDAAPGDVFTDDPVGLWHEVLRRQPGDLALLATFPDDPTMN; from the coding sequence GTGATCGAGAACTGCACCGGTCGCCTGCTGGTCGCCACCCCGATGCTCGAGGATCCGACCTTCCACCGCGCGGTCGTGCTCGTGCTCGATCACGACGAGGACGGCGCGCTCGGCGTGGTGCTCAACCGCACGTCCTCGGTGCCCGCCCGTGACGCGGCGGCCCCGTGGACCGACCTGGTCTGCGAGCCGCCCGTGGTGTTCGGCGGCGGACCGGTCGAGCCGGACGCCGTCGTCGCGCTCGGACGGACGGCGGCACGGGTCGGGGCCGAGCACGGCGACGTGCTCGACGAGCACGTCCGCCTGGTGGACCTGTCGGCCGATCCGGTGCTCCAACAGCTCGAGCTCGAGACCGTCCGGCTGTTCGCCGGCTACGCGGGGTGGGCCCCGGGGCAGCTGGAGGGCGAGGTCGTCCAGGGGGCGTGGTTCGTCGTGGACGCCGCACCGGGCGACGTCTTCACCGACGACCCGGTGGGCCTGTGGCACGAGGTGCTGCGCCGCCAGCCGGGGGACCTGGCGCTGTTGGCCACCTTCCCCGACGACCCCACGATGAACTGA
- a CDS encoding sterol desaturase family protein translates to MTTPDPGATTRATATERRSSISLTQAARTFTTRPQPWLLVAAVAIAVTARGLHGGYAWSDLYLVVGYLAAWPLVEWVVHTSLLHWKPREVAGRTIDPLVARKHREHHVDPQQLDLIFIPVPALLTVAAGIAALVWVLPTRIGLTFAVVATTVGLVYEWLHYLVHTDYRPRSAPYRALWRHHRLHHYKNENYWFTVTTASTADRVLHTQPDPSDVPNSPTARDLLGTGGR, encoded by the coding sequence GTGACCACCCCGGACCCCGGCGCGACCACCCGCGCGACCGCGACCGAGCGGCGCAGCTCCATCTCGCTCACACAGGCTGCCCGCACCTTCACCACACGACCACAACCGTGGCTGCTGGTGGCCGCCGTGGCGATCGCCGTGACGGCGCGCGGCCTGCACGGTGGCTACGCCTGGTCGGACCTCTACCTGGTGGTCGGCTACCTGGCGGCGTGGCCCCTCGTCGAGTGGGTGGTGCACACCTCGCTGCTGCACTGGAAGCCCCGTGAGGTCGCTGGTCGGACCATCGATCCCCTGGTCGCCCGCAAGCACCGTGAGCACCACGTGGACCCCCAGCAGCTCGACCTCATCTTCATCCCGGTGCCGGCGCTGCTGACCGTGGCCGCCGGCATCGCCGCGCTCGTCTGGGTACTGCCGACCCGGATCGGGCTGACCTTCGCGGTGGTGGCCACCACCGTGGGCCTCGTCTACGAGTGGCTGCACTACCTGGTCCACACCGACTACCGGCCGCGCTCGGCGCCCTACCGTGCGCTGTGGCGCCACCACCGTCTGCACCACTACAAGAACGAGAACTACTGGTTCACCGTCACCACCGCTTCGACCGCCGACCGCGTCCTGCACACCCAGCCCGACCCGAGCGACGTGCCCAACTCACCGACCGCCCGCGACCTGCTCGGTACCGGAGGCCGGTGA